One window of Peteryoungia desertarenae genomic DNA carries:
- the cpdR1 gene encoding response regulator CpdR1 produces the protein MTQKILLAEDDNDMRRFLVKALEKAGYKVSSYDNGASAYDRLREEPFSLLLTDIVMPEMDGIELARRATELDPDLKVMFITGFAAVALNADSKAPKDAKVLSKPFHLRDLVDEVNKLLAA, from the coding sequence ATGACACAGAAAATACTTCTCGCCGAAGATGACAACGACATGCGCCGGTTCCTGGTCAAAGCCCTGGAAAAGGCAGGCTACAAGGTCTCTTCTTATGACAATGGCGCAAGCGCCTATGATCGCCTGCGGGAAGAGCCATTCTCCCTTCTCCTCACCGACATCGTGATGCCGGAAATGGACGGGATCGAACTGGCCCGCCGCGCCACCGAACTCGATCCGGACCTGAAGGTGATGTTTATCACCGGCTTTGCCGCAGTGGCACTCAACGCCGACTCCAAGGCTCCAAAGGATGCGAAGGTCCTTTCCAAGCCGTTCCACCTGCGCGATCTCGTAGACGAAGTGAACAAACTCCTTGCCGCATAA